In a genomic window of Mucilaginibacter sp. KACC 22063:
- a CDS encoding Pls/PosA family non-ribosomal peptide synthetase, translating to MLKYSLLEGENKPDLIREETIADLFRSVVSIYNNKTALIFGTKKLSYVELDRWSDAIAQFIAAHGIGAGQSIGVWYPRSLELQALILGIVKSGAAYVPLDREMPEERVQVVMEEVGASACFTDADPALVCQLLRVPAFPEAEAEITPPAGPNANDRAYVLYTSGSTGRPKGIPILHRNISHLIRSEQHVIGIKPEDKVYQGFSVSFDMWCEENWISLFAGATIWIADATTAKSIDELSDVLRREQITILHAVPSLLAVIDDDIPTLRLINAGGEACTQAVLDRWSKPGKNVFYNSYGPTETTVTSTMVALKPRDIISIGGPLPNYNLAVIDEHFNLLPVGQQGQLIISGPGVCNGYVNRPELTSEKFLNKPASLIDLPGDRIYLSGDAVIMQADGRIDFKGRLDDQIKLRGYRIELGEIEVQLNALSNVKSAAVALKKDNHGQDQLVGYVTLNKPETFVENDARAELSKLLPAYMLPLIIVVMEQMPRLPSGKIDRKSLPVPDMLLNMQSADDVKLDADATLPDRVMFGLKQLFPGREIKPEMDFFTDLGGHSLLAATFSSWLRSEGNVPHATLKDIYTNRPVNNLIHYWEQSEKKNTQQKQKEPFAAIPPLRYLFCGLMQGIALLLIYGLFAIQIFIPYLGYYYVVARTESGRADRGLALVTALILYCLVPPLLSLISVGVKWLVLGKMKEGTYPLWGTYYFRYWFVNTLLRLIPTQFMNGTPIYPVFLRSLGIKVAKDAQISSITVGAWDLIDIGADVSLSSGVVLDNVSVENGRITFSKIKIGDHAYVGSNAVIAGGSEIQEWGELSDLSYLPFGQKILPYEVWKGSPAEKVKDADPDSLPKGLRTSNFQMYSFSLLYTVLLIVFPVVVLLPLWPVIEILNYMDLNAPDYDFSYFIHVPLLTLLYVGVYALETIVLSRLLLRNIKPGVYPVYSSTYVRKWLSDQLISVALIVLHPIYATVFVSWFFRLLGAKIGKNTEISTASNVTHTMLEIGDESFIADAVSLGEEDIRGQQLVLERTTIGNSSFVGNSALIPQGYQLGDRMLIGVLSVPPSKEQISDNPMGDWFGSPAIALPHRQDSGSYDKSLTTQPSLSRKLARGTVELIRIILPETIIICCSVLFVAYCHDLVKNRGVVEILKEMPKLPFYYLYYMGLPAFFTTVLLKWVVVGRYKHEQKPMWTPRVWLSEAITTTYEALAVPFFLDFLRGTPYLPAALRLLGVKIGKRVWMNTTDITEYDMVSIGTDSALNEDCGPQTHLFEDRVMKVGAVNIGERCSVGARTIILYDSELGNDVSLQPLSLVMKGEKLAASTSWTGSPIKAL from the coding sequence ATGTTAAAATATAGTCTTTTAGAAGGCGAAAACAAGCCCGACCTTATACGTGAAGAAACTATTGCTGATTTATTCCGATCTGTAGTATCTATTTATAATAACAAAACAGCACTCATTTTTGGCACAAAAAAGCTAAGTTATGTCGAGCTTGACAGGTGGAGCGATGCCATTGCACAATTTATTGCTGCACATGGCATCGGGGCCGGGCAATCAATAGGTGTTTGGTATCCGCGCAGCCTGGAATTACAGGCTTTAATATTAGGTATAGTAAAATCAGGAGCTGCTTATGTGCCTTTAGACCGTGAAATGCCTGAAGAGCGGGTTCAGGTGGTAATGGAAGAAGTTGGTGCATCAGCTTGTTTTACAGATGCCGACCCTGCATTAGTATGTCAGTTACTGCGTGTGCCTGCATTTCCTGAAGCAGAGGCAGAAATTACCCCCCCGGCGGGCCCTAATGCAAATGACCGTGCATACGTGCTTTACACTTCGGGCAGTACCGGGCGCCCAAAAGGTATTCCCATCCTGCATCGCAATATCAGCCACTTAATCAGATCCGAACAGCATGTCATCGGTATCAAGCCGGAAGACAAAGTTTACCAGGGTTTTTCTGTGTCATTCGATATGTGGTGCGAAGAAAACTGGATTAGCTTGTTTGCAGGTGCTACCATCTGGATTGCCGATGCTACCACAGCCAAATCTATTGATGAACTAAGCGATGTTTTAAGGCGCGAACAGATTACTATTTTACATGCTGTGCCCAGCTTGCTGGCCGTTATTGATGACGATATTCCGACTTTAAGATTGATCAATGCTGGTGGCGAAGCCTGTACACAGGCAGTGCTTGACAGATGGAGCAAGCCGGGTAAAAACGTATTTTATAATAGCTACGGGCCTACAGAAACCACGGTTACGTCAACAATGGTGGCACTAAAGCCACGTGACATAATAAGCATCGGCGGGCCATTGCCCAATTATAACCTGGCTGTTATTGACGAGCATTTTAACCTATTGCCGGTAGGGCAGCAGGGGCAGTTAATCATATCGGGCCCGGGGGTTTGCAACGGTTATGTTAACAGGCCTGAACTTACCAGCGAGAAGTTTTTAAATAAACCTGCCTCGCTGATTGATCTTCCAGGAGATCGAATCTACCTCAGTGGCGATGCTGTGATTATGCAGGCCGACGGGCGCATTGATTTCAAGGGCAGGTTAGATGACCAGATCAAACTTCGTGGTTACCGTATTGAGCTTGGCGAAATCGAGGTGCAGTTAAATGCCTTATCAAATGTAAAGTCGGCAGCGGTAGCATTAAAAAAGGATAATCATGGCCAGGATCAGCTGGTAGGCTATGTCACTTTGAATAAGCCCGAAACCTTTGTAGAAAATGATGCGCGTGCCGAACTTTCAAAGCTATTGCCAGCTTACATGCTGCCATTAATCATTGTAGTGATGGAGCAAATGCCACGATTGCCCAGCGGAAAGATTGATCGAAAATCGCTGCCTGTACCAGATATGCTGCTCAATATGCAATCGGCGGATGATGTGAAACTCGATGCCGATGCAACATTACCTGATCGGGTGATGTTCGGCTTAAAACAGTTATTTCCAGGCAGGGAAATAAAACCTGAAATGGATTTCTTTACCGACCTGGGCGGGCATTCTTTGCTTGCTGCAACATTTTCTTCGTGGCTCAGGAGCGAGGGCAATGTGCCTCATGCCACGCTAAAAGATATTTACACTAACCGGCCGGTAAATAATCTGATTCATTATTGGGAGCAGAGCGAAAAGAAAAACACTCAGCAAAAACAAAAAGAGCCATTTGCAGCTATCCCCCCATTAAGGTATTTGTTTTGCGGCCTGATGCAGGGTATCGCGTTACTGTTAATTTACGGTCTTTTTGCCATACAAATTTTTATACCCTACCTGGGTTATTACTATGTGGTAGCGCGTACAGAAAGCGGCCGCGCCGATCGTGGACTGGCTCTTGTTACCGCGCTGATTTTATATTGTCTTGTGCCGCCACTGCTGTCATTAATAAGCGTAGGCGTTAAATGGCTGGTTTTAGGGAAAATGAAAGAGGGCACTTATCCTTTGTGGGGTACCTACTATTTCCGTTATTGGTTTGTTAATACCTTGCTGCGCCTGATACCAACCCAGTTTATGAATGGCACACCCATCTATCCTGTTTTTTTGCGGTCGCTTGGTATAAAGGTGGCAAAAGATGCCCAAATAAGTTCAATAACGGTTGGCGCATGGGACCTGATTGATATAGGCGCAGATGTAAGTTTAAGTTCGGGTGTGGTACTGGATAATGTAAGTGTCGAGAATGGCCGGATAACATTCAGCAAAATAAAAATTGGCGACCATGCTTATGTTGGCAGTAATGCAGTGATAGCAGGTGGAAGTGAAATACAGGAGTGGGGAGAACTTTCGGATTTAAGCTATTTACCATTTGGTCAGAAAATATTGCCTTATGAAGTATGGAAAGGTAGCCCGGCCGAAAAAGTTAAGGATGCCGATCCTGATAGCTTGCCAAAAGGATTGAGGACAAGCAACTTTCAAATGTATTCTTTCAGTTTGCTCTATACCGTATTGTTGATCGTTTTCCCGGTGGTCGTATTGCTTCCGTTGTGGCCTGTAATAGAGATCCTGAATTACATGGATCTTAATGCGCCGGACTATGACTTTAGCTATTTCATACACGTGCCATTGCTAACACTGCTTTATGTGGGTGTTTATGCGTTGGAAACAATTGTTTTATCACGTTTATTACTCAGAAATATTAAGCCGGGAGTTTACCCGGTATATAGTAGCACGTATGTACGTAAGTGGTTGTCAGATCAGTTAATTTCGGTTGCTTTAATTGTGTTGCATCCTATTTATGCCACCGTATTTGTTTCCTGGTTTTTCCGTTTGCTGGGTGCTAAGATTGGTAAGAACACCGAGATATCTACAGCCAGCAATGTAACGCATACCATGCTGGAAATTGGTGACGAATCGTTCATAGCTGATGCTGTTTCATTAGGGGAAGAGGACATCCGCGGGCAACAGCTGGTCCTGGAAAGAACTACTATTGGTAACAGCAGCTTTGTGGGTAACAGCGCATTAATACCGCAAGGTTATCAGTTGGGCGACCGTATGCTGATCGGTGTGCTATCCGTTCCGCCAAGTAAGGAACAGATCAGTGATAACCCGATGGGCGATTGGTTTGGGTCGCCTGCCATTGCTTTGCCACACAGGCAGGATAGTGGCAGTTACGATAAATCTTTAACAACGCAGCCGTCGTTATCACGCAAACTTGCCCGTGGAACAGTAGAACTAATCCGTATTATTTTACCCGAGACCATCATCATTTGCTGCAGTGTATTGTTTGTTGCCTATTGCCATGATCTGGTGAAAAACCGCGGTGTGGTTGAAATTTTAAAAGAAATGCCCAAGCTTCCCTTTTACTACCTGTATTACATGGGACTTCCGGCATTCTTTACTACAGTTTTATTGAAATGGGTTGTAGTCGGCCGGTACAAGCATGAGCAAAAGCCAATGTGGACGCCGCGTGTATGGTTAAGCGAAGCAATAACTACTACCTATGAGGCTTTGGCTGTTCCCTTCTTTTTGGACTTTTTACGCGGTACCCCTTATCTGCCTGCCGCACTTCGCTTACTGGGCGTAAAAATAGGTAAGCGTGTTTGGATGAATACTACTGATATTACAGAGTATGACATGGTAAGTATCGGCACAGATAGCGCATTGAACGAAGACTG
- the tssD gene encoding type VI secretion system tube protein TssD: MAFKARINIGSKEFDVLQCSYALSRDVDAKGRPSSGVYGGTIQVEVESTEDTSVIESMVNNQYKPLNGTITFKKSEEDAKMKELTFTEGYIIQYNEGLSIVGNAPMSLSFVISARTLKIGNAEHENDWPK, translated from the coding sequence ATGGCTTTCAAAGCAAGAATCAATATAGGCTCAAAAGAATTTGATGTGCTGCAATGCAGCTATGCCCTAAGCAGGGATGTAGATGCTAAAGGCCGCCCTTCATCAGGCGTATACGGCGGTACGATCCAGGTTGAAGTAGAATCAACCGAAGATACCTCGGTGATCGAATCAATGGTGAACAACCAGTACAAACCACTGAACGGAACAATCACCTTCAAAAAGTCGGAAGAAGACGCAAAGATGAAGGAACTGACGTTTACAGAAGGTTACATCATCCAGTACAACGAAGGCTTATCGATTGTGGGCAATGCCCCAATGTCATTAAGCTTTGTGATCTCGGCCCGTACCTTGAAGATCGGCAACGCCGAGCACGAGAACGACTGGCCGAAGTAA
- the tssD gene encoding type VI secretion system tube protein TssD → MAFKARLNFSGKEYDVLNCSYALNRDVDSKGRPSSGVYGGTIDIEVESTEDTSIIEAMVNNQYKPVTGTLLIKKSEEDAKMKELSFEDGYIVKYSEGLDITGETPMSYKFTISARKLKLGNAEHVNDWPGRTN, encoded by the coding sequence ATGGCTTTCAAAGCAAGATTAAATTTTTCGGGCAAAGAGTACGATGTGCTGAATTGCTCGTATGCCTTAAACCGCGATGTAGACTCAAAAGGACGCCCGTCTTCAGGAGTATATGGCGGCACCATTGACATCGAAGTAGAGTCAACAGAAGACACTTCGATTATCGAAGCGATGGTCAACAACCAGTACAAACCCGTTACCGGTACACTGCTGATCAAAAAATCAGAAGAAGATGCAAAAATGAAAGAACTGTCATTTGAAGACGGTTACATTGTGAAGTACTCGGAAGGGCTGGACATTACCGGCGAAACCCCGATGAGCTACAAGTTCACCATTTCTGCCCGTAAGCTGAAACTGGGCAATGCCGAGCATGTGAACGACTGGCCAGGCCGCACCAATTAA
- a CDS encoding PAS domain S-box protein, whose product MEPTSIGFSRQQLDRIFPFHLIISHELKITCCGKSIEKMIGRTLKGCFSDYFMLHRPHLDALDFNVLRGLCDRMLILKLQDNQDQMLRGQFEYLADSNSLMFIGSPWFRDIESVTDSHLTLHDFAHHDPLIDLLHVLKTEEIVNEDLKQVLGTVHQQKKELKKAGDEINDIALFTLQNPDPIFRIRPDGSILMCNPAAEAIKYFEYHESSYSPEEFWQVLVKELDPTAEKWEIEAAFEQRIYSFICKYLPEQNYINIYGRDVTEIKEKEERLKVLSRIVEDNSSVVIITDIEGKISWANKSFVDNIGFSLDEAVGKRPGELMRGPETDAETDNYLRQQVAAGKPFKAEILGYNRKGEASWFRIQGQPIYNGRNQLTGFFSLEQDITQEKLASEKIRQSEALFRTVLERIGDNVWEHHFKSFKTTFSKPYGEFLGYEGLGDDEEGSLWWKSVLEEDLDMLKSVYEQYKSGTIDTHRLEYRIRKQDGSIKWILDRGVIIEKDENGLPLRSIGTHTDITKIKQTEIELEQRVKQFKSLSESIPGVIYEYEFREDDTDGLRYVSPVIEKLFGIKTQDFINYMGYIHPDDRQRIIQKNQKSKETLEPFYDESRLIIPNIGVRWHAVHSAYSYTSQTGSKVFTGFILDITERKMAEEALKANEEKYRTIIANMNLGLLEVDNDGVITYANNGFSDISGYLPQDLIGYEAASLFLNKEGIKLLSEKLERRKKGIADAYEVCVKNKNKEQRWWLISGAPRYNDQGELVGSIGIHLDITEQKKQQEELEEAKIRAEQLARTKEMFLANMSHEIRTPMNAVLGMSNQLAKTELDNQQQFYLDTIISASENLLVIINDILDLSKIDAGKLGLETIGFEPEKVAERAIQVLSLRAEEKGLKLLNGHFDQRISPVLLGDPYRLNQILLNLIGNAIKFTENGTVSLSFYLEKDTPKSQTIKIAVEDTGVGMDENYIKHLFDKFSQENESITRQFGGTGLGMSICKELVELMGGNINAESAKGKGTTISFTIVLEKGDMQDLPVKKATVISKAFLNGRKILVTDDNELNRLVASIIIRSHGGTVVEAVDGEQAIKLLGEQLFDVVLMDIQMPGISGLEAARQIRTMGNKIPVLALTAGAIKGEREKCIAAGMNDYISKPFREQDFLAILDKWLPKMPVEKGIVEKPQQQPLYDLAELNLISKGNADFVKKMCLIFCQQTPQILCQLEKACAEGDHQLMGMVAHKIKPSIRNLKINTLKEVVANIEKIGRGELSIDHAGELIRTCSETLNQVILDMEKRFQVAEIDRS is encoded by the coding sequence ATGGAGCCAACAAGTATCGGATTTAGCAGGCAGCAACTGGACAGGATTTTTCCATTTCATTTGATCATCAGCCATGAACTGAAGATTACCTGTTGTGGTAAAAGTATAGAGAAGATGATTGGTAGAACACTAAAAGGTTGTTTTAGTGATTATTTTATGCTTCACCGGCCTCATCTGGATGCTTTGGATTTCAACGTATTGCGAGGTCTGTGTGATCGCATGCTTATCTTGAAACTTCAGGACAATCAAGACCAGATGCTGAGAGGGCAGTTTGAATATTTAGCGGATTCCAACTCACTAATGTTCATCGGTTCGCCTTGGTTCAGGGATATTGAATCTGTTACGGACAGCCATCTTACGCTTCATGATTTTGCCCATCATGATCCGCTTATCGATCTGTTACATGTACTGAAAACGGAAGAAATAGTCAATGAAGATCTTAAACAAGTTTTGGGTACGGTACATCAGCAAAAAAAGGAGTTAAAAAAAGCAGGGGACGAAATTAACGACATTGCTTTATTTACTCTACAAAACCCGGATCCTATTTTCCGCATTCGCCCTGATGGGTCCATTTTAATGTGCAATCCTGCTGCCGAAGCTATCAAATATTTCGAATACCATGAAAGCAGTTACAGTCCTGAAGAGTTTTGGCAGGTATTGGTAAAAGAGCTTGATCCTACAGCAGAGAAGTGGGAGATTGAAGCCGCTTTTGAACAAAGGATATATTCTTTTATTTGCAAATACCTTCCTGAACAGAATTACATTAATATCTATGGCCGCGATGTAACGGAAATTAAAGAAAAGGAAGAACGTTTAAAGGTATTGTCGCGCATTGTTGAGGATAATAGCAGTGTGGTAATTATTACTGATATAGAGGGGAAGATTAGCTGGGCCAACAAAAGCTTTGTAGATAACATCGGCTTCTCTTTAGATGAAGCGGTAGGTAAAAGGCCCGGAGAACTAATGAGAGGACCAGAAACAGATGCAGAGACCGACAATTATTTAAGGCAACAGGTAGCGGCAGGCAAGCCGTTTAAAGCAGAAATTTTAGGTTATAATAGAAAAGGCGAAGCAAGTTGGTTCCGTATTCAGGGCCAGCCCATTTACAACGGCAGAAATCAGTTGACGGGCTTTTTCTCGCTGGAACAAGACATTACGCAAGAAAAACTTGCATCAGAGAAGATCAGGCAGTCTGAAGCGCTTTTCAGAACAGTTTTAGAAAGGATTGGTGATAATGTATGGGAGCATCATTTCAAATCTTTTAAAACTACTTTCTCTAAACCATATGGTGAATTTTTGGGCTATGAGGGCTTAGGTGACGATGAAGAAGGTTCATTATGGTGGAAAAGCGTACTCGAGGAAGATCTGGATATGTTAAAATCTGTTTATGAGCAGTACAAATCAGGAACAATAGATACGCACCGTTTAGAGTATCGTATCAGGAAACAAGATGGTAGTATTAAATGGATTTTGGATCGGGGCGTCATTATCGAAAAAGATGAAAACGGTTTACCATTAAGAAGTATTGGCACTCATACAGACATCACTAAAATCAAGCAAACGGAAATAGAGCTTGAACAAAGGGTTAAGCAATTTAAATCATTGTCTGAAAGTATTCCGGGTGTTATTTATGAATATGAATTCAGAGAGGATGATACGGATGGGTTAAGATACGTTAGCCCCGTTATAGAAAAGTTGTTTGGCATAAAAACACAGGACTTTATTAATTACATGGGTTATATTCACCCGGACGACCGTCAGCGCATTATCCAGAAGAACCAAAAGTCAAAAGAGACGCTTGAGCCTTTTTATGACGAGTCGAGATTAATTATACCAAACATAGGTGTGCGCTGGCATGCCGTTCATTCTGCTTATTCATACACCTCTCAAACCGGGAGTAAGGTATTTACAGGCTTCATTCTTGATATTACCGAACGTAAGATGGCTGAAGAAGCCTTGAAAGCAAATGAAGAGAAATATCGTACCATCATTGCCAATATGAACCTCGGGCTTCTTGAAGTTGATAACGATGGCGTAATTACTTATGCCAACAATGGTTTCAGCGATATTAGCGGTTATTTGCCACAGGATTTGATTGGCTATGAAGCCGCCTCGTTATTTTTAAATAAAGAAGGTATAAAACTTTTAAGTGAAAAGCTTGAAAGACGGAAAAAGGGTATTGCAGATGCCTACGAAGTTTGTGTAAAAAATAAAAATAAAGAGCAACGTTGGTGGCTGATCAGCGGTGCTCCAAGATATAATGACCAGGGAGAACTGGTGGGGTCAATCGGTATACATCTGGATATTACAGAGCAGAAGAAACAGCAGGAAGAACTTGAAGAGGCAAAAATACGGGCAGAACAGTTAGCGCGCACCAAAGAGATGTTCCTTGCGAATATGAGTCACGAGATCAGAACACCCATGAATGCCGTATTGGGTATGAGTAACCAGTTGGCTAAAACCGAGCTGGATAACCAACAGCAGTTTTACCTTGACACTATTATTTCTGCTTCTGAAAATTTATTGGTTATTATTAATGATATACTTGATCTTTCTAAAATAGATGCCGGAAAGCTGGGTTTGGAAACTATTGGCTTTGAACCCGAAAAAGTTGCTGAAAGGGCTATTCAGGTGCTGTCGCTTAGAGCCGAAGAAAAAGGACTGAAGCTTTTAAATGGTCATTTTGACCAACGCATATCCCCTGTTTTGTTAGGTGATCCGTATCGCCTTAATCAAATCCTGTTGAACCTGATTGGAAATGCCATTAAGTTTACTGAAAACGGAACTGTCAGTTTAAGTTTCTATCTTGAAAAGGACACGCCTAAGTCTCAAACTATAAAGATTGCAGTAGAAGATACGGGCGTCGGAATGGATGAAAATTACATCAAGCACCTTTTTGATAAGTTTAGCCAGGAGAATGAATCCATTACGCGCCAATTTGGCGGTACCGGTTTAGGGATGAGCATTTGTAAAGAATTAGTTGAGTTGATGGGCGGAAATATTAATGCCGAAAGCGCCAAAGGCAAGGGAACTACTATTTCATTTACAATCGTACTGGAAAAAGGTGATATGCAGGACCTGCCTGTGAAAAAAGCGACTGTGATCAGCAAGGCTTTCCTTAATGGAAGAAAAATATTAGTAACTGATGATAATGAGCTTAACAGGCTGGTTGCTTCTATCATTATTCGTAGTCACGGAGGTACGGTAGTGGAAGCAGTAGATGGCGAACAAGCTATTAAATTGCTTGGTGAGCAACTGTTTGATGTTGTTTTGATGGACATACAGATGCCTGGCATTAGCGGACTGGAAGCAGCCAGGCAAATCCGTACGATGGGTAATAAGATACCGGTACTGGCGCTTACAGCAGGGGCTATTAAAGGGGAGCGTGAAAAATGTATAGCCGCAGGAATGAATGATTATATTTCAAAACCTTTCAGAGAGCAGGACTTTTTAGCCATTCTTGATAAGTGGCTTCCAAAAATGCCGGTTGAAAAAGGGATAGTTGAAAAACCACAACAGCAGCCATTGTATGACCTGGCAGAGCTGAACCTGATCAGCAAAGGGAATGCGGACTTTGTAAAAAAAATGTGCCTGATATTTTGCCAGCAAACCCCTCAAATCTTGTGTCAGTTGGAAAAGGCCTGCGCTGAGGGTGATCATCAGCTGATGGGTATGGTAGCGCATAAGATAAAGCCAAGCATTCGTAATCTTAAAATAAACACCTTGAAGGAAGTTGTAGCGAATATTGAAAAAATAGGTCGTGGTGAACTCAGCATAGACCATGCAGGTGAATTAATAAGAACATGTAGTGAAACACTGAATCAGGTCATTTTGGATATGGAAAAACGATTTCAAGTTGCTGAGATTGACAGGAGTTAG
- a CDS encoding heme NO-binding domain-containing protein — protein MYGIVNKAIEELVTSNFGLEKWEAVKVRSGIDIDFFISTQPYDDEITYKLAQAVSEEMEMPVAEVLQAFGEWWVLKTGKEKYGGLMQAGGQSLKEFLINLPEFHNRIMLIYPQLTPPEFQVSDIDESSIHIHYYSKRQGLQEFVRGLLHGLGKLYNCPVNVGLLESRLSGQDHEIYKVSW, from the coding sequence ATGTATGGTATTGTAAATAAAGCAATAGAGGAATTGGTAACCAGTAATTTTGGGTTAGAAAAATGGGAAGCCGTTAAAGTACGAAGTGGCATTGACATCGACTTCTTTATCAGTACCCAACCTTACGACGATGAGATCACTTATAAATTAGCGCAAGCCGTATCAGAAGAAATGGAAATGCCGGTTGCTGAGGTGCTGCAAGCGTTTGGTGAGTGGTGGGTACTTAAAACAGGTAAAGAAAAATACGGAGGTTTAATGCAGGCAGGCGGACAAAGCTTGAAGGAGTTTTTAATAAACCTGCCCGAATTTCATAACAGAATTATGCTGATTTATCCTCAACTGACACCTCCCGAATTTCAGGTAAGTGACATTGACGAAAGTAGTATTCATATCCATTATTATTCTAAAAGGCAAGGTTTGCAGGAGTTTGTACGCGGACTATTACATGGATTGGGTAAATTATATAACTGTCCGGTCAACGTTGGGCTACTCGAAAGCAGGTTATCAGGACAAGATCATGAAATATATAAAGTAAGCTGGTAA
- a CDS encoding sigma-54-dependent transcriptional regulator produces MTPFHIFIVEDDLWYGEILSYHIGLNPDYIVTRYEDGKSCLDNLYQRPNLIIIDFSLPDLKGDLLFKKIKEAVPSVPVIVVSSQEDVSTAVNLLKMGVSDYLVKDDATKELLWNSINRIRENQELKQEVELLKEELAQKYTFEKILIGESEAIKKVFRLMTKALNTNINVSITGETGTGKELVAKAIHFNSDRKKKPLVAVNMAAIPATLLESELFGYEKGAFTGAVTSKKGKFEEANGGTLFLDEVAELDLALQSKILRAIQEREITRLGGVEKISLNFRLITATNKKLQEEVKKGTFREDLYYRLLGLPIELPPLRDRGNDIVLLAQHFVNDFARQNKIGGISLSSGAKKKLLGYPFPGNVRELKALVELAAVMCENRTITESDFTYFKANDDENLFAEPRTLKEYTSYIIKQHLRKNNNDVLLTAQQLEIGKSTIYNMMKSGGLA; encoded by the coding sequence ATGACTCCTTTTCACATTTTTATTGTAGAGGATGATTTATGGTATGGTGAAATTTTGAGTTACCATATCGGTTTAAATCCCGACTACATAGTTACCCGTTATGAAGATGGTAAATCTTGCCTCGACAATCTTTATCAGCGTCCTAACCTTATCATAATTGACTTTTCACTTCCAGACTTAAAAGGTGATTTGCTATTTAAAAAAATTAAAGAGGCTGTTCCATCTGTACCGGTAATTGTGGTCAGCTCTCAGGAAGATGTTTCCACTGCCGTTAATCTGCTTAAGATGGGTGTGAGTGATTATCTTGTTAAGGATGATGCAACTAAAGAGCTTTTATGGAACAGTATCAACAGGATACGTGAAAATCAGGAATTAAAGCAGGAAGTTGAATTATTAAAAGAAGAATTAGCGCAAAAATATACGTTCGAAAAAATATTGATTGGTGAAAGTGAGGCTATCAAAAAGGTTTTCCGGTTAATGACGAAAGCCTTAAATACAAACATTAATGTTTCTATTACCGGGGAGACTGGGACAGGGAAGGAGCTGGTAGCCAAAGCGATCCATTTTAACAGTGATCGTAAAAAGAAGCCTTTAGTGGCTGTAAATATGGCTGCCATACCGGCAACGTTGTTAGAGAGTGAGTTATTTGGATACGAGAAAGGGGCTTTTACCGGTGCGGTTACCTCAAAAAAAGGAAAGTTTGAAGAAGCCAATGGTGGAACTTTGTTTCTTGACGAAGTTGCAGAACTGGATTTGGCCTTGCAGAGCAAAATTCTGAGGGCCATACAGGAAAGAGAGATTACACGCTTAGGCGGGGTAGAGAAAATTTCCCTGAATTTCCGCCTTATTACGGCTACGAACAAAAAACTTCAGGAAGAAGTTAAAAAGGGAACTTTCAGGGAAGACCTTTATTATAGGTTACTCGGCTTACCAATAGAACTGCCACCATTAAGAGATCGTGGAAATGATATTGTCTTACTTGCCCAACATTTTGTTAATGATTTTGCAAGGCAAAATAAAATTGGTGGTATCTCGCTATCCTCCGGTGCAAAGAAAAAGTTATTGGGCTATCCATTTCCCGGAAATGTAAGGGAACTTAAGGCACTTGTGGAACTTGCAGCCGTGATGTGTGAAAATCGCACCATTACAGAAAGTGACTTCACCTATTTTAAAGCAAATGATGATGAAAACTTATTTGCCGAGCCCAGGACCTTAAAGGAGTATACGAGTTATATTATTAAACAACATCTCAGGAAAAACAACAACGATGTATTGCTTACGGCGCAACAACTTGAAATAGGTAAGAGCACCATTTATAATATGATGAAATCAGGAGGGTTAGCATAA